A region from the Brassica napus cultivar Da-Ae chromosome C8, Da-Ae, whole genome shotgun sequence genome encodes:
- the BNAC08G18840D gene encoding uncharacterized protein BNAC08G18840D isoform X1, whose protein sequence is MSEEEPSRSGEEGCSISVFDYSVENHLKAVDLITDLCGEGRTDIDKTDIKRLSSSVTFLREWRHLSYEPKRFGFYDDEAAKSCEPKDVKSQTLPHFSSARAPKVKIDDDESSSLGEPSKDFIMHVGGSVWALEWCPRVHENPDARAKCEFLAVATHPPESYSHKIGVRLSGRGIIQIWCITNATCENDSTYISGKKQKLSGKSQKKPSDESNNNNTEPKKPRGRPRKHPIETATEPKKPKGRPRKKTTAEPPIELDGDVLYVEALSVRYPEEAVVPATPPRVLREASVTKAKTNNESSGKGLPSESANIKLPVRRKRQKHQRAEETCEPVVSEDSEAVGNVPGGTSSDISEDIALPRVVLCLAHNGKVAWDMKWRPPYADDSVNKHRMGYLAVLLGNGSLEVWDVPMPQAVSAVYLSSKKDATDPRFVKLAPVFKCSDLKCGDTQSIPLTVEWSTLRNPDFLLAGCHDGTVALWKFSTTKSSQDTRPLLFFSADTTPIRAVAWAPSESDQESSNVVATAGHGGLKFWDLRDPFRPLWDLHPVPRFIYSLDWLQDPKCVLLSFDDGTMRILSLVKIAYDVPSTGRPYPNTKQQGLSVYNCSSFPIWSIQVSRLTGMAAYCTADGSVFHFQLTTKAVEKDSRNRTPHFLCGRLTMNDSTFTVHSPVPNVPIFLKKPVSENGEKQRCLRSLLNESPNRYTSPVSDAQPLAFAHDEDPGLESETEGTSNKGSRSKAKKGKNNTIEEEDNRGALVCVKEDGDEEERRRKEASNSSSSVKAETFPPKMVAMHRVRWNMNKGSERWLSYGGAAGIVRCQEIASSGLVGKQNWRHQR, encoded by the exons atgaGTGAAGAAGAGCCTTCAAGGAGTGGTGAAGAAGGATGTAGCATTTCAGTGTTTGATTACTCTGTTGAGAATCATTTGAAGGCAGTGGACTTGATCACTGATCTCTGCGGTGAAGGTCGTACTGATATTGACAAGACTGATATCAAGAGACTGTCATCTTCAGTTACATTCTTGAG GGAATGGAGGCATTTAAGTTATGAACCAAAACGTTTTGGGTTCTATGATGATGAGGCTGCAAAAAGCTGTGAACCGAAGGACGTCAAGAGTCAGACTTTGCCTCACTTTTCTTCAGCACGAGCTCCTAAG GTTAAGATAGATGACGATGAATCATCATCACTTGGCGAACCTAG CAAAGATTTTATCATGCATGTTGGAGGATCTGTTTGGGCATTAGAGTGGTGTCCCAGAGTTCATGAAAACCCAGATGCTCGGGCAAAATGTGAG TTTCTAGCTGTGGCTACTCATCCGCCTGAATCGTACAGTCACAAGATAGGCGTTCGACTTTCAGGTAGAGGCATTATTCAGATATGGTGCATTACTAATGCCACATGCGAGAACGATAGCACCTATATATCAGGGAAGAAACAGAAGTTGTCTGGAAAGTCTCAGAAGAAACCATCCGATGAAAGTAATAATAACAATACAGAGCCTAAAAAGCCGAGAGGCAGGCCCAGAAAGCATCCAATAGAGACAGCAACAGAGCCTAAGAAGCCAAAAGGAAGACCTAGAAAGAAGACTACTGCTGAGCCTCCTATTGAGCTTGATGGTGACGTTCTATACGTTGAAGCTTTGTCTGTTCGATATCCGGAAGAAGCAGTTGTTCCCGCAACTCCTCCTCGGGTTCTACGAGAAGCTTCAGTAACAAAAGCTAAAACCAACAATGAAAGCTCAGGAAAAGGGTTGCCTTCAGAAAGCGCAAATATCAAACTTCCCGTACGGAGAAAGAGACAAAAACACCAACGAGCTGAAGAAACTTGCGAACCCGTGGTGTCAGAAGATAGTGAAGCTGTTGGAAACGTTCCAGGGGGAACATCCTCGGATATCTCTGAAGACATTGCTCTTCCAAGGGTTGTCTTATGCCTGGCACACAATGGAAAAGTTGCCTGGGATATGAAATGGCGTCCCCCATATGCAGATGATTCTGTTAATAAGCATAGAATGGGATATTTAGCTGTCTTGCTGGGGAATGGATCTCTGGAAGT GTGGGATGTACCAATGCCTCAGGCAGTATCGGCTGTATATTTATCTTCAAAAAAAGATGCGACTGATCCTCGTTTTGTGAAACTGGCTCCCGTTTTCAAATGTTCAGACTTGAAGTGTGGTGATACACAGAG CATCCCTTTAACAGTTGAATGGTCGACTTTGAGGAACCCTGATTTCTTACTCGCTGGTTGCCACGATGGCACG GTTGCTCTCTGGAAATTTTCTACAACCAAATCTTCACAAG ATACAAGACCTTTACTTTTCTTCAGCGCAGATACAACTCCTATTAGGGCAGTTGCATGGGCTCCTAGTGAAAG TGATCAGGAAAGTTCAAACGTAGTAGCTACTGCTGGACATGGAGGTCTAAAATTTTGGGACTTACG TGATCCATTCCGTCCTTTATGGGATCTGCACCCTGTACCAAGATTTATTTACAGCCTCGATTGGTTACAAGACCCAAA ATGTGTGTTATTGTCCTTTGACGATGGCAcaatgaggatcctaagctTGGTTAAGATTGCGTATGATGTTCCATCAACCGGAAGGCCTTATCCTAACACAAAACAGCAAGGGTTGAGCGTTTATAACTGCTCGTCTTTTCCCATCTGGAGTATTCAAGTATCCCGGCTCACAG GCATGGCAGCTTATTGCACTGCAGATGGGTCCGTTTTCCATTTCCAG CTTACGACCAAAGCAGTGGAAAAAGACTCGAGAAACCGAACTCCTCACTTCCTCTGTGGACGATTGACGATGAACGATTCCACCTTTACAGTGCACAGTCCAGTGCCTAACGTACCGATCTTCTTGAAGAAACCAGTTAGTGAGAATGGTGAAAAACAGAGATGTCTTCGGAGTCTCTTGAACGAATCTCCTAACAGATACACATCTCCTGTTTCAGACGCTCAGCCTCTAG CTTTTGCACACGATGAGGATCCGGGTTTAGAGTCTGAAACGGAGGGAACTAGCAACAAAGGGTCAAGATCAAAGGCTAAGAAAGGGAAGAACAACACAATAGAGGAGGAAGATAACAGAGGAGCACTGGTTTGTGTTAAAGAAGATGgcgatgaagaagaaagaagaagaaaagaagcaaGCAACAGTAGCAGTTCTGTGAAAGCGGAAACGTTTCCACCTAAAATGGTGGCGATGCATAGAGTGCGGTGGAACATGAACAAAGGAAGTGAGAGATGGTTGTCTTATGGTGGAGCGGCTGGGATCGTTCGGTGTCAAGAGATTGCTTCATCTGGTTTGGTCGGTAAACAAAACTGGAGGCATCAGAGATAA
- the BNAC08G18840D gene encoding uncharacterized protein BNAC08G18840D isoform X2, translated as MKTQMLGQNFLAVATHPPESYSHKIGVRLSGRGIIQIWCITNATCENDSTYISGKKQKLSGKSQKKPSDESNNNNTEPKKPRGRPRKHPIETATEPKKPKGRPRKKTTAEPPIELDGDVLYVEALSVRYPEEAVVPATPPRVLREASVTKAKTNNESSGKGLPSESANIKLPVRRKRQKHQRAEETCEPVVSEDSEAVGNVPGGTSSDISEDIALPRVVLCLAHNGKVAWDMKWRPPYADDSVNKHRMGYLAVLLGNGSLEVWDVPMPQAVSAVYLSSKKDATDPRFVKLAPVFKCSDLKCGDTQSIPLTVEWSTLRNPDFLLAGCHDGTVALWKFSTTKSSQDTRPLLFFSADTTPIRAVAWAPSESDQESSNVVATAGHGGLKFWDLRDPFRPLWDLHPVPRFIYSLDWLQDPKCVLLSFDDGTMRILSLVKIAYDVPSTGRPYPNTKQQGLSVYNCSSFPIWSIQVSRLTGMAAYCTADGSVFHFQLTTKAVEKDSRNRTPHFLCGRLTMNDSTFTVHSPVPNVPIFLKKPVSENGEKQRCLRSLLNESPNRYTSPVSDAQPLAFAHDEDPGLESETEGTSNKGSRSKAKKGKNNTIEEEDNRGALVCVKEDGDEEERRRKEASNSSSSVKAETFPPKMVAMHRVRWNMNKGSERWLSYGGAAGIVRCQEIASSGLVGKQNWRHQR; from the exons ATGAAAACCCAGATGCTCGGGCAAAAT TTTCTAGCTGTGGCTACTCATCCGCCTGAATCGTACAGTCACAAGATAGGCGTTCGACTTTCAGGTAGAGGCATTATTCAGATATGGTGCATTACTAATGCCACATGCGAGAACGATAGCACCTATATATCAGGGAAGAAACAGAAGTTGTCTGGAAAGTCTCAGAAGAAACCATCCGATGAAAGTAATAATAACAATACAGAGCCTAAAAAGCCGAGAGGCAGGCCCAGAAAGCATCCAATAGAGACAGCAACAGAGCCTAAGAAGCCAAAAGGAAGACCTAGAAAGAAGACTACTGCTGAGCCTCCTATTGAGCTTGATGGTGACGTTCTATACGTTGAAGCTTTGTCTGTTCGATATCCGGAAGAAGCAGTTGTTCCCGCAACTCCTCCTCGGGTTCTACGAGAAGCTTCAGTAACAAAAGCTAAAACCAACAATGAAAGCTCAGGAAAAGGGTTGCCTTCAGAAAGCGCAAATATCAAACTTCCCGTACGGAGAAAGAGACAAAAACACCAACGAGCTGAAGAAACTTGCGAACCCGTGGTGTCAGAAGATAGTGAAGCTGTTGGAAACGTTCCAGGGGGAACATCCTCGGATATCTCTGAAGACATTGCTCTTCCAAGGGTTGTCTTATGCCTGGCACACAATGGAAAAGTTGCCTGGGATATGAAATGGCGTCCCCCATATGCAGATGATTCTGTTAATAAGCATAGAATGGGATATTTAGCTGTCTTGCTGGGGAATGGATCTCTGGAAGT GTGGGATGTACCAATGCCTCAGGCAGTATCGGCTGTATATTTATCTTCAAAAAAAGATGCGACTGATCCTCGTTTTGTGAAACTGGCTCCCGTTTTCAAATGTTCAGACTTGAAGTGTGGTGATACACAGAG CATCCCTTTAACAGTTGAATGGTCGACTTTGAGGAACCCTGATTTCTTACTCGCTGGTTGCCACGATGGCACG GTTGCTCTCTGGAAATTTTCTACAACCAAATCTTCACAAG ATACAAGACCTTTACTTTTCTTCAGCGCAGATACAACTCCTATTAGGGCAGTTGCATGGGCTCCTAGTGAAAG TGATCAGGAAAGTTCAAACGTAGTAGCTACTGCTGGACATGGAGGTCTAAAATTTTGGGACTTACG TGATCCATTCCGTCCTTTATGGGATCTGCACCCTGTACCAAGATTTATTTACAGCCTCGATTGGTTACAAGACCCAAA ATGTGTGTTATTGTCCTTTGACGATGGCAcaatgaggatcctaagctTGGTTAAGATTGCGTATGATGTTCCATCAACCGGAAGGCCTTATCCTAACACAAAACAGCAAGGGTTGAGCGTTTATAACTGCTCGTCTTTTCCCATCTGGAGTATTCAAGTATCCCGGCTCACAG GCATGGCAGCTTATTGCACTGCAGATGGGTCCGTTTTCCATTTCCAG CTTACGACCAAAGCAGTGGAAAAAGACTCGAGAAACCGAACTCCTCACTTCCTCTGTGGACGATTGACGATGAACGATTCCACCTTTACAGTGCACAGTCCAGTGCCTAACGTACCGATCTTCTTGAAGAAACCAGTTAGTGAGAATGGTGAAAAACAGAGATGTCTTCGGAGTCTCTTGAACGAATCTCCTAACAGATACACATCTCCTGTTTCAGACGCTCAGCCTCTAG CTTTTGCACACGATGAGGATCCGGGTTTAGAGTCTGAAACGGAGGGAACTAGCAACAAAGGGTCAAGATCAAAGGCTAAGAAAGGGAAGAACAACACAATAGAGGAGGAAGATAACAGAGGAGCACTGGTTTGTGTTAAAGAAGATGgcgatgaagaagaaagaagaagaaaagaagcaaGCAACAGTAGCAGTTCTGTGAAAGCGGAAACGTTTCCACCTAAAATGGTGGCGATGCATAGAGTGCGGTGGAACATGAACAAAGGAAGTGAGAGATGGTTGTCTTATGGTGGAGCGGCTGGGATCGTTCGGTGTCAAGAGATTGCTTCATCTGGTTTGGTCGGTAAACAAAACTGGAGGCATCAGAGATAA
- the LOC106377334 gene encoding uncharacterized protein LOC106377334 — translation MAKTWVAVVLSVMLLVSINSVAIWAEEEQPTIGTRIDSAVTGVTNAFNEHGGPDAVETVSSTAKSVYGWFGDKAKEMGIHF, via the exons ATGGCGAAAACATGGGTAGCTGTGGTGTTATCCGTGATGCTACTCGTTTCCATAAACTCGGTGGCAATTTGGGCTGAGGAGGAACAGCCTACGATTGGGACGAGGATAGACTCAGCCGTGACAGGCGTCACCAATGCATTCAATGAACACGGTGGCCCAGACGCCGTTGAAACCGTATCTTCCACAGCAAAGTCCGTTTACGGATGGTTTGGTGATAAAGCCAA GGAAATGGGAATTCATTTCTAA
- the LOC106449347 gene encoding glutathione S-transferase DHAR1, mitochondrial produces the protein MALEVCVKAAVGAPDVLGDCPFSQRVLLTLEEKSLPYKMHLINLSDKPKWFLDINPGGKVPVLKIDGKWVPDSDVIVSLLEKKYPEPSLKTPPKFASVGSKIMSTFVAFLTTKDSSDGPLLHELQALENHLKSHDGPFIAGEKVSAVDLSLAPKLYHLEVALGHFKSWSIPGSLTHVHNYMHALFSLHSFEKTKAEEKYVIAGWAPKVHY, from the exons ATGGCTCTCGAAGTATGCGTGAAAGCCGCCGTTGGTGCTCCTGATGTTCTTGGCGACT GCCCGTTCAGCCAAAGGGTTCTTCTCACCCTCGAGGAGAAGAGTCTGCCCTACAAAATGCATCTGATCAACCTCTCCGACAAACCTAAGTG GTTCTTAGACATTAATCCTGGAGGGAAAGTGCCAGTGCTTAAGATCGACGGCAAGTGGGTGCCTGATTCCGACGTCATCGTCAGCCTTCTCGAGAAGAAGTATCCTGAGCCATCACTCAAGACTCCTCCCAAGTTTGCCTCTGTTGGATCCAAGATCATGAGTACTTTCGTGGCTTTCCTGACGACCAAAGACTCAAGTGACGGTCCTTTGCTTCATGAGCTACAAGCCTTGGAGAATCATCTCAAGTCTCACGATGGTCCTTTTATAGCCGGGGAAAAGGTCAGCGCGGTGGATCTAAGCTTAGCACCAAAGCTTTACCATCTGGAGGTCGCTCTTGGCCACTTCAAAAGCTGGTCTATCCCTGGGAGCTTGACCCATGTTCATAACTACATGCATGCTTTGTTCTCCCTCCACTCCTTTGAGAAAACAAAGGCTGAGGAGAAGTATGTGATCGCGGGATGGGCTCCCAAGGTCCACTACTAA